GCTGGTCAACGGGCTGGGCGCGACGCCGCTCGACGAGCAGTACATCGTCACCCGCCGCATCGACCGGGACCTGAAGGAGCGGGGAATCTCCGTCCACCGCTATTATGTGGGCGAATACGCCACGTCTTTGGAAATGGCGGGCTTCTCCATCTCGCTTCTCAAGCTGGATGACGAGCTGAAAGAGCTGCTCGACGCCCCGGCGCAGACCCCGTTTTTCAGACAGTAATTTTTCCTTCGGAAAGGACGGCTTAAAAATGGATGCCACTTATTTGTTGAAACTGCTCAAAGAAATACAGGATATGATGGCGCAGAACAGGGATTATCTGATCGACCTGGACCGCGTGGTCGGCGACGGCGACCTTGGGTTGACGATGAGCGACGGCTTTTCCGCCGCTTACCGGGCGGCGAAGGAATCCGGGGAAACAGACGCGGGGCGCCTGCTCTACACCGCGGGAAAAGCGATGTCCACGGCTGTGCCGTCCACCATGGGCACGCTGATGGCGTCGGGCTGGATGAGCGCGGGCAAGGCGCTGAAGGGCAAAACGGAGCTTACCGAAGCGGACGTCGCCCTGCTGTTTTCGGCCTATCTCGACGGCGTCGCAAAGCTGGGCAAGGCCAAAACCGGGGAGAAGACGTTTCTGGACGGTCTCTCCCCCGCCGTGGACGCGATGGCCGCCGCCGCGAAAACCGGGGAGCCGCTCCCGGAAATGGCAAAAAGGGCGGCCGCCGCCGCGAAGGCGGGCTTTGAATCGACCGCCGGCATGATGGCCGTCCACGGCAGGGCCGCCACGCGCGGGGAAGCATCCCGCCCTTTGAAAGACCCGGGCGCCGCCGTCGCCGCGCTGATGATGCGCGCCTTTGAAAAAAGCGCCTCCTGATCTTCATAAAAAAGCATCGGTCTCTTTTCGGGGTCCGGGCTGCGGCGGTGGCCGCGCCCCGGGCCCCGCTTTTCCGAAATATTTCCGCCCGCGCGGGAAGCGCGCCTGTTTTCCCTTGACTTTGCTTTCCCGTCCGATATAGAATAATAGAAAATAAATCTGTTCCTGTTTCTACGGCAATTTCATCCAGGAATTGCACCGCCGAATGCCTTTTTCCCCGCCGCAGGCGGGAAAAGCCAAAGCCGCTGCCGTTCCGCCGGAACCGCCGTAAGACACCGGTATTCAGAAAGGAAGGATATCATGCAGGATTTCGTCTACCACTCCTCAACGGAAGTTATTTTTGGCAAGGGTGCGGAGCTGAAGGTGCCGGAGGCCGCGAAAAGATACGGCGCGACCCGCATTTTGCTGGTATACGGCGGCGGAAGCGTCGTCAGAAGCAGACTGCTCGGCAAGATGGAAAACGCCCTGCGGGACGCCGGCCTGTTCGTGCAGAGCTTCGGCGGCGCGAAGCCGAATCCAAGGCTTCAGCACGCGCGCGACGGGGTGAAGGCCGCGCTTGAAATGAAAGCCGACCTGATCCTCGCCGTGGGCGGCGGCAGCGTGCTCGACACCGCAAAGGCGATCGCGATCGGCGCGGCCAACCCCGAAACCGACATCTGGGAGTTCTGGCTGCGCAAAAAGAAAGTGGAAAAAGCGCTGCCCGTCGGGACGGTGCTGACCATCTCCGCTTCCGGAAGCGAAACGAGCGATTCCGCGGTTCTTACCGACGAGGAGACGAACACCAAGCGCGGGCTCAACTGCTACCAGAACCGGCCCAAGTTCTCGGCGCTGGACCCGGAGCTGACCTATACCCTTCCGAAGCACCAGATCGCTTGCGGCGTGGTGGATATCATGATGCACACGATGGACCGCTATTTCAACCCCGTCGTCACGAACGAAGTGACCGACGCGATCGCCGAGGCGCTTCTGCGCGTCGTGATCGCGAACGGGCCGAAAGCGCTGGAAAACCCGCACGGCTACCAGCCCATGAGCGAGCTGATGTGGGCGGGCAGCCTTTCGCACAACGGGCTGACCGGCCTGGGCGGAAAAATGGACTTTGCGCCCCACCAGCTCGGCCACGAGCTGAGCGGGAAATTCGACGCGACGCACGGGGCCTCGCTTTCCACGATCTGGGGCGCGTGGGCGACCCACTGCTGGCGCACCGATCCCGCCCGCTTCGTCCGGTTCGGGAAGAACGTTTGGGGCGTGGAGGACGCCGACCCGGAGAAGGCCGTTCCGAAAACCATCGCCACCGTGAATTCCTATTTCCGCTCGCTCGACATGCCCACCTGCTTTTCCGAGCTCGGCATCGGGGTTCAGCCCGACGAGGTCCTGCGCGACCTTGCGCGGCGCTGCATGTTCGACAACACCCGCACGATCGGCACGTTCCAGGTGCTGAACGGCAGCGACGCCTACGAAATCTACAAGCTTGCCAATCACTGACCGGTCCCCCGGGAGGGGATTTTATTCCCGGTTTGAGAAAGGTGGCCCGATGCCATGCCGGCTGAAGAACTGAAGCGCGAGCTGCAGCGGCATTTCCCGTTCTGGAGCGGTCTTTCCCCCGCGGAACAGGACCTGCTGCTCAGCCATTCCTCCCCGGCCGTGTTCCGCCGGGGGGAAACTCTGCACGGCAGCGGGAACGACTGCCTCGGGGTGATCCTCGTCGAAAGCGGCACGCTGCGCGCCTACATGCTTTCGGACGAAGGGCGCGAGATCACGCTGTACCGGCTTTATCCGGGCGACACCTGCGTGCTGATGGCCTCGTGCGTGCTGGACTACATCACGTTCGAGGTCCACATGGATGCCGAATCCGACACGCAGGCCGTCATCGTCAGCCCCGGCGCTTTCGCCCGGCTTTCGGAGCATAACCTGGCCGTAGAGAATTTTTCCTACAAGCTTGCCGCCGAACGCTTTTCCGACGTGATGTGGGCGATGCAGCAGATCCTGTTCATGAGCTTCGACCGGCGGCTCGCGATTTTCCTTGTGGATGAGCTGAGCAAGACGAAAGGCGACACCATCCGCATGACGCATGAGCAGGTGGCGAAATATGTGGGAAGCGCCCGCGAGGTCGTTTCGCGCATGCTGAAATATTTTGCGGAAGAGGGCATCGTCTCGCTTTCGCGCGGCGGAATCAAAATTCTGGACCGGGAAAAACTGCGCCGGCTGACCCGATAGCCCGGCAAAAACAAAGGAGACTTTTTATGAACGCAACTTTCCTTCATTACAATTTCAACGTGCTGGACCTCGACCGGAGCATCGCCTTTTATAAGAAGGCGCTCGGCTTTACGGAAAAACGCCGCAAGAACGCGAAAGACGGCTCGTTCGTCATCGTCTTCCTGACTGACGGGCAGACAGGTTTCGAACTGGAGCTGACCTGGCTGCGCGACCGGCACGAGCCCTACAATCTGGGCGACAACGAGATGCACCTGGCGGTGCGCGTGCCGGACAAAAAAGAGGCCCACGCTCTGCACGAGAGCATGGGCTGTATCTGCTATGAAAACCACGACATGGATCTTTATTTTATCAACGACCCTGACGGGTACTGGATCGAGATTCTGGACTGACCGATTTTTTGCGCCGCCGGCTCACCTGCCGGCGGCGCAAAATTTTTGTCCGCGGCGGGTCAGGATTTCCACGCGGCTAAGATACGGCTCGGCGCACGGTTCTTTTTTCAGCCAGTCGAACACCTCGTACTGGTCCCGGAAGTGCATCGGCACCACGCGCGACGTTTCGGTATGCCTCATGAAATAGTCGAGCCCGAGCGCGTAGTTTTCCTCCAGGCGGCCGTCCAGCGGCACGAACGCGAGATCGATTCCGATATGGCCGAGCGAATCGATCTCGCGGCGGTAATCCCGCCCCATCTGCTCGTTATACGCGGGGCTTTCCCCCGGCCACTTCCACCAGTTCAGGTCGCCCCCGTGGTAAATCGTCAGGCCCTCCGTGCGGATCAGGAACGCGACCCCCGCGTCGGTGGAATGAAGGGTGCGCACGGAAAAATCGGGCCAGCGGTACCGCTCCCACTCCCGCACGAACGTGATGTCGTCCCCCCGCAGCCGGGCGGGCACGGGAACGTCGTCCGAAATCACATAGCGCAGGTTCGGGATCGCTTCGCGCCAGCTGAAAATACATTCGTCGTAATGGTCGTAATGCGCGTGGGAAACAAACACCACCACATCTTCCCCGGAAAGCCCGCTCACGTCGAGCCTTCCCTCGTCGAAGCCGCCGGAAGCCGGCTCCCCGTCGTAGGGATAGTAATCAAAAATAAAAAAATGCTTCTCCGTTTTCAGCGCAAACGCGCTGTTGTACAAATACCAGCCCTGAAGCTTCATGGCGTTCCCTCCTGTTTCGTGCTGATTATATCATGTCCGGGGCGAAACTTCAAACCGGATGCGTTCAAAAGCAACATTCTTTTTTTTGCCCGCTGAACGAGCGGATTCTTCTGAAATAACGGCAATCCCGCCTTTTAATTCTGGCCTTATTTTTTATACTTTAATGATAATAATGTAATTATAATACAAAAAGTATTTATTCTTTTCTGTTTTAGAAGAAGATTCTTCTAATCACCACATTGCCCCTCAGGCCGGGGCGGGCCCATACTTTCTTGCGAGAAGAAAGTAAGCAAAGACTCGCCAAAGGCTCCGCCTTTGGGAACCGGGCCACCCGGAAGTTAAGAGTAACGCGCCTTTGAATCGGACAACGACGCACTCGCTGAAGGACGCGGCGCGCCGTTGTCCGGCGGCGCTGTCTCAAGTTTAGAGCAATTGCATTTCGACAGATTAGCTGAAATTTACCGACCAGATTGCGCAAGGCTAGCGAGGTGCTGTTATAAATCCGCGTTTCCTTTTGTTGGTTTAGCTAACTGGTCAAATTGCACCGGACTTCCGAAAGCGCCACTGCAAGGCGGCGCGGTCTGTGCGCCGGCTTGTCTTTGGCGCGATTCACTCGGCTTCCTGTGTGGGCGTCCCCAGTTTCCAAAGGCGGAGCCTTTGTGTCGTTGAGAGGGGGTCCAGGGGGAGAGAATCGAAACTCTCCCCTTGGAAGGCCTTTGCCTACTTTCGTCCTTCCACGAAAGTAGGTGCCCGCCCCGGCATGAGGGGCAAAGTGAAAATTTGATGAATCAAAATTATAATCGATCTCAATTGAAAATAAAACAAAAGCTCATTCTTGAAATTTGCAGAAAGTCACAGAATCCATACCTGTTTTCCATACTTGATTCTTTTATTCCAATTTTTGATATCATCAATAAAAGTATCGATATATTTATTTCTTTTCCGTTTTGAAAAGGACTCTTCTATTCACGACTTCGCCCCTCGGGCCGGGGCAGGCCCATACTTTCTTGCAAGAAGAAAGTAAGCAAAGACTTGCCAAAGGCTCCGCCTTTGGGAACCGCGCCTCCCAGCCGCTGAGTGTAACGCGCCTTTGAATCGGACAACGACGCACTCGCTGAAGGACGCGGCGCGCCGTTGTCCGGCGGCGCTGTCTTGAGTTGAGAGCATTTTTGTTCGGCAGCCCAGATAAAATTTATCAGCCAAGCTACGCAGGGATAATAACAAAGTGCTTTGCAGCTCGCGCTGCCTTGAATTTTGGGCATCGTTTTACGGCAGTCTGCCCGATTTTTACAACCGGCCGGACTGCCGTAAAAAACAATGCCTGATCGCTTGCAGGTTTGCTTTCTACGCATTATAATAAGGCACAGGTGACAACTTCCAAAATCCGACCGGTTTTCTCTTTACACAGGCTGGAAATCCAGTTTTTCCGACCTTAAAAACGACGGACAAGGGAAAACACCAGTTCTTTTTGAGCATTTTTGGCACCCGATGATACCATTCAGCCGAAAAGTTTTCTGAAGCTCAAATGAACTTTGTTATTTTGAAAAAATTTTCCGCTCTTCTTGATTTGACAGAGCTTTTATTGTATTATTGTATTAATTGAATCACACAATTCGAAGGAATGGAACTGGAGGACAGCACTGTGAAGAAAAAGAAAAAACTTCTTATCGCCGCCGGCGTGATCGTCGTGGGCTGCATCGGGGCTTACCTGTTTTTCTCCAATCAGAAGCCCGCTCCCGCGCAGGTGCAGACGGCGGCGCTGAAGCCGACCACGCTGCGCAGCACCGTGGAGGCGAGCGGCCTGGTGGAAAGCACCGACAACGCCAATGTCTATTCGGAAGTAGCGGCCCCCATCAAGCATGTCGCGGTCAAGGCCGGCGACCATGTGTCTGCGGGGCAGCTGCTGTGCGAGCTGGATGACAAGGACGTGCAGGATACCCTGAAGCAGAAGGAGATCGCGCTGAGCACCGGGGCGCAGGCCTCGGACCAGAAGATCAAATCGGCCCAGAAAAAATACGACCAGGACCGCAGCACGCTTTCCAGCGGCCTGAACACGCAGATCAACACCGCCAAGGACCAGGTGGTCACCGCCCAGCGGACGCTGGATGACGCGAAAAACAAGCAGGCGGTGAATCAGGCCCGGGTGGATCAGGAAGTGAAAGACAAACTGATTACATACCAATCCACCTTAAAAGACGCCAAAGTAAAGCTGGACCGCGCGAAAAAAGACTATACCGACTGTAAAAAAGATCTGGATGAAGATTATGACTCGCTTAAGAAGAAAATCCAAGAACTAAAGAAGAACAAAAACAATAATTCCGATGATAAAAAGCATCTAGAAGACCTTGAAGAGCAGCTTTCCGATTTTGAGGAAGAAAACGGTATTTTCGACGATGAAACAGGTAGACTAGTCACTTCGCTGAAAGATCTCCGCCAGGCACAGGAGGACGCACAGCGCGCGTATGATACGGCGCTGAAAAGCCTGTCCGCCGCGCAGACCTCCGCCGAGAACGCGGCCGCCGACGAGATGAGGGACTACAACAAGGCGGTCGACGATGCGCAGGTAGCCTACGGCAGCGCCGTGCGGGCGCTGAGCGAGGCCCAGACGACGGTGGCGCAGGGGCTGGACACGACGAAGGACAGCATCGAGTCAGAGAAGATCGCCGCGAACGACGAGGCGCTTCGGGCCGAGATTCAGTCGGCGAAAACAAGCCTGAGCAAATACCGCATCACGGCGCCGGTCTCCGGCACCATCACGCAGGTGCTCGCCGAGGACAACGCGACCCCGCAGGGCCTGCTGTTCGTGATCGAGGATACGAACGCCCTTCAGGTGGCGGTCAAGGTGAAGGAATACGACGTGAACAGCATCAAGGAAGGCATGAAGGCCATCGTCACGGCGGATGCGACCGGAGACAAGGAATACGAGGGCGTCGTGCAGAAAATCTACCCCGCCGCCTCAAAGAGCGCGGATGGCAAGGAAACCACGGGCAGCGATGTGGAATTCGAGGCGGACGTTCTGGTGCAGACGGCGGACAGCGACCTGAAAATCGGCATGAACGCCAAATCCCAGATCATTCTGGAAGAAAAGCAGAACGTCCTTACGGTTCCGTTCGACGCGCTCGTGGAAGGCGGAAAAGACGGCCCGGCGATTTACACCCCGCAGAAAAACAAGGATGGTACATACACCGTGAAGGCGGTTCCGGTGAAGACCGGGCTGGAAAACGACATTGAAACGGAGATCACCGGCGAAGGGATCTCGGCGGGGACCCTGTTCCTTTCCGACGTAAAGGCGGCCGCGCCCGGCAAGGTGATCGCGCTCGCCCCATCCGGGAAATCGGCGTCGGCGTCGGAGGCGGCGCCATGAGCAGGAAACCCGTCATCGAAATGCACGACATCGTGAAGACCTTCTACCTCGGCACCCCGAACGAGCTGGAAATCCTGCACGGGATCAGCCTTACGGTGTACGACGGGGAATTCGTCTCCATCGTGGGGGCCTCCGGCTCCGGAAAATCCACGCTGATGAACATCATCGGCGCGCTGGACCGCCCCACCTCCGGCGAATATCTGCTCGACGGCTCCCCCACCATGAAAATGCCGAGCAACGAGCTTTCCCAAATCCGCAACCGGGAAATCGGCTTCGTGTTCCAGACCTTCAACCTGATCCCCCGCTCCACCGCGCTCGGCAACGTGGAGCTGCCGATGCTGTACGCCGGGGTCCCCCGCGCCAAGCGGATCAAACGCGCGCAGGAGCTTCTGGAGATGGTGGAGATGTCCGAGCGCTCCCGCCATATGCCGAACGAGCTTTCCGGCGGGCAGAAGCAGCGCGTCGCGATCGCGCGCGCCATGGCCAACGACCCTTCCATCATTCTGGCGGACGAACCGACCGGCGCGCTGGACAGCGCCACCGGCCGCCTGGTGATGGACCTGTTTCACGCGCTTCACGAAAAGCAGGGAAAGACGATCGTGCTGATCACGCATAACCAGGAGCTCGCCAAGGAGACCGAGCGGATCGTCACGATCCGTGACGGGCGGATCGAAAGCGACCGGGGCGGTGAACAGGCCGCGCACCCGGCGGAACAGGAGGCGCAGCCATGAACCTGTGGGAAAACATCAGGCTCGCCCTGGCCGGGCTTGCCGCAAACAAAATGCGTGCCCTGCTCACCATGCTGGGTATCATCATCGGCATCGGCTCCGTCATCGCGATCTCCTCGGTGGGCGACGCGATGACCAATTCCGTCACGAGCGTGCTGGAAAGCTTCGGCATCACCAACATTCAGGTGATGCTCGCCCCAAAGGACAACGAGAACGGCAGCTACCAGACGGATGAGGAAGACCTGATGACCGACGACATGATCCAAAAGTATCAGGAAAAATTCGACGGGCGGATCAACGCCGTGGGCCTGAGCTCCGACGCCGTCACCGGCAAGATCTCGTTCCGCCACAAAACCTATAAGGTGAACGTGACGGGGGTCAACGACGGATACGCCACCACCGGGAACGTCAAGATCAAAAACGGGCGCTTCCTGACGGAAAAGGATGTCCAGCGCGCCAAAAACATCACCGTGATTTCCGAAAAGCTGGCGGCCATCCTGTTCCCCTCCGGGCAAAATCCCGTCGGCTCGACGATCAAGGTCACGATGGACAGCGGGCGTGAGACGTTCACCGTCGTCGGCGTCTATGAGGATGTTTCGCTCTCCAACGGCATGATGGCCGCGATGATGGACCAGGGAGACACGACGAACTTCTACATCCCGGTCAGCGCCGCCAAGCGCCTGACCGACGCCGACCCCGGATATTTCAGCTTCATCGTGAGCGCGCTGGTCGGCTCGGACTACGCGAAGGTTTCCAAAGACACGGAAAACTTCTTCAACGCCTATTACACGAAAAACGAAAAATTCCGCATCAGGGCCACAAGCCTGGATTCCCAGCTGACCGAGATGAACCGGGTGATGGACACCATGAAGCTCGCCATCGCGGTCATCGCGGGCATCTCCCTCCTGGTGGGCGGCATCGGCGTCATGAACATCATGCTGGTGTCCGTTACCGAGCGCACCCGCGAAATCGGGATCCGCAAGGCGCTGGGCGCGAAAGACAGCGCGATCCGCGTGCAGTTCATCGTGGAATCCATGATCATCTGCGTGATCGGCGGCGTTCTGGGGATCATCACGGGCGGCCTTTTGGGGCAGCTGGGCTCCATCCTGATCCACGAGCCTGTGATTCCCTCCCTGAACTCCATTATCATCGCCGTCGGCTTTTCCATGGCGATCGGCATCTTCTTCGGCTATTACCCCGCGAACAAGGCGGCAAAGCTCGACCCGATCGAAGCCCTGCGGTACGAATGAACTTTCATCGGCTTATCTTCAGCCCTCCCCTCCGGAGAGGGAGAAACAGATGCGGCCCGCAAAAAAATGGCTGCCGCACGGGACGGAATTGGGGGAATCGGGTTGGCGGAGCTTTTGACGTTGGGATTGTTTCTGGCGGGCCTTCTGGCCTGCATTGTCGGCGGGTTTTCGGTCTTATATGCCCTC
This window of the Ruminococcaceae bacterium BL-6 genome carries:
- a CDS encoding Putative dihydroxyacetone kinase, ADP-binding subunit (Evidence 3 : Putative function from multiple computational evidences), whose protein sequence is MDATYLLKLLKEIQDMMAQNRDYLIDLDRVVGDGDLGLTMSDGFSAAYRAAKESGETDAGRLLYTAGKAMSTAVPSTMGTLMASGWMSAGKALKGKTELTEADVALLFSAYLDGVAKLGKAKTGEKTFLDGLSPAVDAMAAAAKTGEPLPEMAKRAAAAAKAGFESTAGMMAVHGRAATRGEASRPLKDPGAAVAALMMRAFEKSAS
- the adh gene encoding Alcohol dehydrogenase (Evidence 2a : Function from experimental evidences in other organisms; PubMedId : 9278503; Product type e : enzyme); the encoded protein is MQDFVYHSSTEVIFGKGAELKVPEAAKRYGATRILLVYGGGSVVRSRLLGKMENALRDAGLFVQSFGGAKPNPRLQHARDGVKAALEMKADLILAVGGGSVLDTAKAIAIGAANPETDIWEFWLRKKKVEKALPVGTVLTISASGSETSDSAVLTDEETNTKRGLNCYQNRPKFSALDPELTYTLPKHQIACGVVDIMMHTMDRYFNPVVTNEVTDAIAEALLRVVIANGPKALENPHGYQPMSELMWAGSLSHNGLTGLGGKMDFAPHQLGHELSGKFDATHGASLSTIWGAWATHCWRTDPARFVRFGKNVWGVEDADPEKAVPKTIATVNSYFRSLDMPTCFSELGIGVQPDEVLRDLARRCMFDNTRTIGTFQVLNGSDAYEIYKLANH
- a CDS encoding Crp/Fnr family transcriptional regulator, yielding MPAEELKRELQRHFPFWSGLSPAEQDLLLSHSSPAVFRRGETLHGSGNDCLGVILVESGTLRAYMLSDEGREITLYRLYPGDTCVLMASCVLDYITFEVHMDAESDTQAVIVSPGAFARLSEHNLAVENFSYKLAAERFSDVMWAMQQILFMSFDRRLAIFLVDELSKTKGDTIRMTHEQVAKYVGSAREVVSRMLKYFAEEGIVSLSRGGIKILDREKLRRLTR
- a CDS encoding Lactoylglutathione lyase; the encoded protein is MNATFLHYNFNVLDLDRSIAFYKKALGFTEKRRKNAKDGSFVIVFLTDGQTGFELELTWLRDRHEPYNLGDNEMHLAVRVPDKKEAHALHESMGCICYENHDMDLYFINDPDGYWIEILD
- a CDS encoding MBL fold metallo-hydrolase; protein product: MKLQGWYLYNSAFALKTEKHFFIFDYYPYDGEPASGGFDEGRLDVSGLSGEDVVVFVSHAHYDHYDECIFSWREAIPNLRYVISDDVPVPARLRGDDITFVREWERYRWPDFSVRTLHSTDAGVAFLIRTEGLTIYHGGDLNWWKWPGESPAYNEQMGRDYRREIDSLGHIGIDLAFVPLDGRLEENYALGLDYFMRHTETSRVVPMHFRDQYEVFDWLKKEPCAEPYLSRVEILTRRGQKFCAAGR
- a CDS encoding HlyD family secretion protein — its product is MKKKKKLLIAAGVIVVGCIGAYLFFSNQKPAPAQVQTAALKPTTLRSTVEASGLVESTDNANVYSEVAAPIKHVAVKAGDHVSAGQLLCELDDKDVQDTLKQKEIALSTGAQASDQKIKSAQKKYDQDRSTLSSGLNTQINTAKDQVVTAQRTLDDAKNKQAVNQARVDQEVKDKLITYQSTLKDAKVKLDRAKKDYTDCKKDLDEDYDSLKKKIQELKKNKNNNSDDKKHLEDLEEQLSDFEEENGIFDDETGRLVTSLKDLRQAQEDAQRAYDTALKSLSAAQTSAENAAADEMRDYNKAVDDAQVAYGSAVRALSEAQTTVAQGLDTTKDSIESEKIAANDEALRAEIQSAKTSLSKYRITAPVSGTITQVLAEDNATPQGLLFVIEDTNALQVAVKVKEYDVNSIKEGMKAIVTADATGDKEYEGVVQKIYPAASKSADGKETTGSDVEFEADVLVQTADSDLKIGMNAKSQIILEEKQNVLTVPFDALVEGGKDGPAIYTPQKNKDGTYTVKAVPVKTGLENDIETEITGEGISAGTLFLSDVKAAAPGKVIALAPSGKSASASEAAP
- the skiY gene encoding subunit of efflux permease exporting the starvation-induced killing protein (ATP-binding protein) (Evidence 2a : Function from experimental evidences in other organisms; PubMedId : 9987136, 22707703; Product type t : transporter) codes for the protein MSRKPVIEMHDIVKTFYLGTPNELEILHGISLTVYDGEFVSIVGASGSGKSTLMNIIGALDRPTSGEYLLDGSPTMKMPSNELSQIRNREIGFVFQTFNLIPRSTALGNVELPMLYAGVPRAKRIKRAQELLEMVEMSERSRHMPNELSGGQKQRVAIARAMANDPSIILADEPTGALDSATGRLVMDLFHALHEKQGKTIVLITHNQELAKETERIVTIRDGRIESDRGGEQAAHPAEQEAQP
- a CDS encoding putative Uncharacterized ABC transporter permease YknZ (Evidence 3 : Putative function from multiple computational evidences), translated to MNLWENIRLALAGLAANKMRALLTMLGIIIGIGSVIAISSVGDAMTNSVTSVLESFGITNIQVMLAPKDNENGSYQTDEEDLMTDDMIQKYQEKFDGRINAVGLSSDAVTGKISFRHKTYKVNVTGVNDGYATTGNVKIKNGRFLTEKDVQRAKNITVISEKLAAILFPSGQNPVGSTIKVTMDSGRETFTVVGVYEDVSLSNGMMAAMMDQGDTTNFYIPVSAAKRLTDADPGYFSFIVSALVGSDYAKVSKDTENFFNAYYTKNEKFRIRATSLDSQLTEMNRVMDTMKLAIAVIAGISLLVGGIGVMNIMLVSVTERTREIGIRKALGAKDSAIRVQFIVESMIICVIGGVLGIITGGLLGQLGSILIHEPVIPSLNSIIIAVGFSMAIGIFFGYYPANKAAKLDPIEALRYE